The following are encoded in a window of Oncorhynchus keta strain PuntledgeMale-10-30-2019 chromosome 10, Oket_V2, whole genome shotgun sequence genomic DNA:
- the LOC118389582 gene encoding uncharacterized protein LOC118389582, which translates to MFLRYCLFLPGSIVIFYCGMLVSLPSVSLPQVEQKQKPVGENREAALTEENTGGRSLRPCVVLTAVPNQCMFQWVKRSTWTRPCASHTPATVSQSISDSLHTIIKFADDTTVVGLITNNDETAYREEVRALGVWCQENNLTLNVNKTKEMIVDFRKQQREHPPFHIDGTVVERVASFKFLGIHITDKLNWSTHTDSIVKEGAAAPLQPQEAEEMWLVTLTNFFRCTIESILAGCITDWYGNCSALNRKALQRVVRSAQRITGGKLPALQDTYTTRCYRKVIKIIKDNNHPSHCLFTPLSSRRRGQYRCIKAGTERLKNSFYLKAIRLLNSHH; encoded by the exons ATGTTTTTAAGGTACTGTCTTTTCTTGCCTGGATCTATTGTAATATTTTATTGTGGGATGTTAGTTTCTCTCCCCAGTGTTTCTCTCCCCCAAGTTGAGCAAAAACAAAAACCTGTTGGTGAAAACCGTGAAGCAGCTCTTACTGAAGAGAATACTGGTGGGAGAAGTCTccg GCCCTGCGTAGTCCTGACGGCAGTACCAAACCAGTGTATGTTTCAGTGGGTCAAAAGATCAACCTGGACACGGCCCTGCGCCTCACACACTCCTGCTACCGTgtcccagagcatatcagacag TCTGCacacaatcatcaagtttgcggacgacacaacagtggtaggcttgattaccaacaacgacgagacggcctacagggaggaggtgagggccctcggagtgtggtgtcaggaaaataacctcacactcaacgtcaacaaaactaaggagatgattgtggacttcaggaaacagcagagggaacatccccctttccacatcgatggaacagtagtggagagggtagcaagttttaagttcctcggcatacacatcacagacaaactgaattggtccactcacacagacagcatcgtgaaagaaggcgcagcagcgcctcttcaacctcaggaggctgaagaaatgtggcttgtcacactcacaaacttcttcagatgcacaatcgagagcatcctggcgggctgtatcaccgactggtacggcaactgctccgccctcaaccgtaaggctctccagagggtagtgaggtctgcacaacgcatcaccgggggcaaactacctgccctccaggacacctacaccacccgatgttacaggaaggtcataaagatcatcaaggacaacaaccacccgagccactgcctgttcaccccgctatcatccagaaggcgaggtcagtacaggtgcatcaaagctgggaccgagagactgaaaaacagcttctatctcaaggccatcagactgttaaacagccaccactaa